TACTGGCAGCGCAGTACGCGCGGAAAGATACATTTGCAGACTCATCCCGCGGCTTGACCAGGCGTTTTTCGCTACTGATGTCGGCACTGAAATTTACGTTTGCTTCTGGTGGGATCCCCCCCTTGCAGGACCGATTTAAATCGGTACCATTTTCACTCCTGGAAGCCTCCTTTGGTGAACTTCCACCGGAGTGTGAAAAGTTATTTGCGCGATATTACCGGGTGAAAATTCAGGGACTGCATTTTTTCGGAGCCGCCTATTATGAGATCCCCTTTGTGGAAGGTTTTTATCATTTGGCACTGATGTTCCCAGCGATCATGTGGATTGCCCGCTGGATAGCAGCGGGAGAGGGACGATCGACATTAATCCCAGAGGATGTAAATGAGGCGATGAGCATTGCCGATCATCATCACGGCTATTCACCTGCATTCGGGATGCCTCATTTTCGCAGCCGCGTGAGGAATCTGTCTCGTTCACAAGATATCAAAAAACTGATCAGCTGGTACGGTCAATAGTGGCCGTCTGAGGTGACTGTCTTCGAGGTTACTGGCGTATTTCAACGCCTTTCCAGAACGCAATCCGATTTGTCAGCTGTGGATATTCTTGATCCGGTTCGGGGTAATACCATGCAGCATCGCGATTCATTTTTCCGTCAACGACAACATCGAAGAACAGCGCTTTTCCTTTGCGGGGGCAGATCGAAGTAGATGAACTTCTTTTCAGAAAAAGATTGTTGACTGATTCCAGAGGGAAATAGACGTCTCCATCAATCGTGATACTCTCATCAGACTCAACAAGTATCACTTCGTTCCAAATTGCCTTAGGCACACCACACTCCTCATCGCTAAGTTGTCGTAAAAGAACTTTAAAACGAAATGAGAATGGATATTGATTGAGGTTGCCCAAAACTATCCTAGCCAAGTTTGGTTTGAAAACCATCATAATTTTCCAAAAATGCGGTCGCGCTTTTGAAAAAGATCAATTTGGATTGAATCAGATTCCAGATTTGAAATCTGAGGCTGAACAGGGGAACGGTTCGCGTTTAGTCCTGATGTTCCTCTGGCATTTGCCGCGGGCTGAAAGAAATGATGCCAAGTTCCCACTGTTTTCTTTTGAACATGCTTTCTGAGTTCAATGTATGGATGTATTTATTATCTTTTCGCTGGTAGGAGATCAAACCTCCATCTTCAAGTTTCACCACGTGAATCACTTCCTCTGGATTCGCTGATGGATATTGTTTAATCTCGATTTCCTCTGATTCGATGAGCGCTTCGACCGACAAAGATTTTTCGGAGGGACTGAGTGTAAAACGCCCGGTGGAATTGGGGATCTGTTCCCATTGGAATCGTTTGAGTAAGTCTTCTATTTTCATGAAATTGCTCTTGGCAGCTGAGCTGAATCAGGGGTAATCAACGGAATGTTTTGTCAGCTTTGAGTCTAAGAGGTTTGTGGTGAAATTAAAAGGATGTGATTGAAAGGAGAGTGAGCGATCTGTCTGCGCATAAAAAAATGATGTTTCTCTTAAAAGAGAGACATCATTTTTATTATTTCATACTTGCTAAAATCAAGCTCTCACATTTGAAGGATTTCTAGTAGCTTCCTTCTTGTGAAGTCTGCCCGAGGGAACAAGTTCCCTCGGACTTGACGTTCACGATTATTGAAGCTGCCCTTCGGACCTGATAGGCCAATCCCTTAGTGCCGGGACTGCAGAATTCCTCAAATCTGATTAGTTGCAGCAAGATTTAGGAGCTGGTGCACAGCAAGTTGGTTTTGGAGCTGGTGCACAGCAAGTCCGTGGTGCAGGAGCACAGCAAGACTTCTTCACTTTGCAGCAACGAACTTTTACTTTGCAGCAACGGTCTTTGCAACGATTGAACAACTTACCACAACGGTCTTTGCAACCTCTCAGGAAAGATCCTTTGAACAGTTTGCGGTGACCGCAGCATGAGTCACAGGTATTGCAGCAAGACTTAGGAGCTGGAGCACAGCAAGTTTTGGGAGCTGGTGCACAACAAGTCTTCGGAGCAGGAGCACAGCAAGTCTTTGGTGCTGGAGCACAGCACTTAGGAGCAGGTGCACAGCAAGTTTTAGGAGCTGGGGCACAGCAAGTTGGTTTAGGAGCACAGCAACCTTTTCCAAGGAAGCTAGCAGCTTCAACAGATGCGCCAGCACAACAAACAACCGCTAAAGCGGCAACGTAACTTAACAATTTCATTTAGGCAATCTCCAAGGATTCGCTTCGTGGACGGTCGTGAGGTACTCAATCAGGATTCAATCAGATGAGGTTTTCTGATCAACCTGGGAGTCCATAGCCTCACGTAATTAAAAAGGTAAACCTGATTATTTTTTTCGGCCAGATTCGCCAGAAAGTCCTTGAAGAAACGTAAATTTGTAGACTCTTGCCCCAAAGTGGGTCCTGAAACGTCACTTGTATCGATTATGACGTCTTCTGCTTCGAGTTGGGGTTAAGGCAATCTCCTCATGTCCTGGTCAAGCAGTAGTATTGGTGATTTTATGTATACTCCGTTTTGTTTAGAATTCTGTATTCTCTATTCAAGACAGAGAATCGAAAAAAAACTTTGAGGAGTCGTTTCAGGCCCCTATGTGAGTTGTATTCAAGGCGGGCATGTATACGATTGAGATAGGTTGAAACAAATGGTTGTTGGCTCAGGCCAGGTGACATGGTCGTATGTTTAACGGGATTGGGGTTTTATGAGAAAGGTGTTTGTTCTGGAAGAGCGGACACATATTGTCTCTGAGCTTCAATGGCAGTTTGAAGAGGAAGCGGACCGGCAGATTCGCGGTTTTTCTACCGAGAGCATCCTGTTTCAGAACGCACTTTGCGAAACTGCTGAAGAACTGGTTGTGATCATTGATCTGGGAATCGGCAAGCCAGTTTGTTTGCAGTTCTTACAAAGGTGTCTGGGAGCAAACGTTTCTTTTCCCGTGATGATTTTCTCGGCAGAGCCTTTATTGAATCTGGAGTGGGCTTTACGAGAATTGGGTGTCTTTCATATTCAGGCAGGCAGTTTAGAGCCTGAGCGGATTGCAAAAATCTGCCGCTGGTATTGGGGCTTTACTGAAAAAGAGAAAAGTGCGATTCACAGTCAAACGAAAGCGACTGGCTGAGATGATGAAGAGGGAACGTTCAAGTTCCTGCCCCGATTCGCGACCACGTTACGAAATTACTTGAGATACGAATTAGTTTAGTAGTTATTGGAGAGTATTAAAGGCTGATGGCAAATTCTGAAATCAACGAAGCAAGTTTACAGAGCTGTCTCAAAGAACTCATTGACCCTGTCTTCCAAAAGCCGTTGTCGGCATCTGGTTTTTTGAAAGGAGCGAATGTTGGAGAGGACGGAGGGGTTTCGATTCAAATTGAATTGCCCGTTCCTTCGTATCCTCTGCAATCCGAATTATCTGAATTGATTGAGAATGCCGTACGGACTGCGTTTCCTGATTGCGAAGGTCTGAAGATTGAATACTCCATCAATATCAAAGGCAAGAACTCCGGCGGTCGGCTGGGATTGAATGTGAAAAATGTGATTGCCGTCGGTGCAGGAAAAGGCGGTGTTGGAAAAAGTACCGTTGCTGCGAGTCTGGCTTTTGCCCTCAAAAAATATGGAGCACGCGTGGGTCTGGTGGATGCAGACGTCTATGGGCCGAGTATTCCGCATCTGGTGGGAACCAGTGAAAAACCGGTTGCTCAGGAGTTTCAAGGTAAGGATGGTCAGACGCTCACACGCATCATTCCAGTGGAAGCGGATGGCTTAAAAGTAATGTCGATGGCATTTTTTGTTGAACCTGAGCAAGCCGTCATCTGGCGAGGGCCGATGTTGCATAAGGCGATTTCTCAGTTTCTTCAGGATACAGAGTGGGGAGAGCTCGATTATCTGGTGATCGACATGCCCCCGGGAACAGGCGATGTTTCATTAACATTGTCACAGCTGCTTGATCTGGCCGGAGCTGTTGTCGTCTGTTCTCCTCAACAGGTGGCGTTACTGGATGCCGTGAAAGCAGTGCAGATGTTTCGCCAGGTGAAAATTCCCGTCCTGGGAATTGTGGAAAATATGTCGGGCGATATTTTTGGTCGAGGCGGCGCACAGACGAAAGGTGAGGAATTACAGATTCCGTTTCTGGGTGAGATCCCAATGAATGCAGAAATTCGCGAAAAATCGGATGTGGGAAATATCTCTCAGTTGGTGGAAGCGGATTCGGAATCGCAGGCCTGTTTACTCAAAGTGGCAGAGAATACGGCGATTGAAATTGCCCGCACTCTAATCGAAAATCCAATAAGACCACCCCTGGAAATTCTCTAATGACACTGGATCAGAATTCAACAACACAAAATACGACCGAGAACATGATGAGCATTGAAGAGCTGATAGAGGAGTTTGAGTTTCTGAACGATTGGGAAGAACGTTGTGACTTTCTGATCGATCTGGGATTTGAATTACCGCCGATGCCCGAGTCTGACAAGACAGAAGTAAACCGTGTGCACGGTTGTCAGAGTATGGTCTGGCTGACAACCGAATTGAAGCAGGTTGACGATCAGAGGGTTCTGGAGATCCATGCGGACAGCGATGCCTTAATTGTAAAGGGATTAATCGCGGTACTGCTTGCCATTTATAATAATAAAACTCCGGAAGAAGTTCTGACGATTGATGTCAAACAATATTTTTCTCAATTACAGCTGGATAAGTATCTCAGTTCGCAGAGAAAGAATGGATTGTTCGGGATGGTCGAGCGCGTTCAGCAGGAAGCAAAATTACTAGCCGGGTAAAAATAAACGGCCTCACTGACTTTTCGCAGGTAGTTTCAGTTTTTCAAACCGAAACTGCATGGGGGCAGAAGTAATCAGCGTCGGAGCCAGATAGGTAAATTGAAAGTCCGTCTGTGTTCGAGGCAGGTCGGTGAACCGGTAGAGGACGCCAATCTTTCCGGCACTCTCAAGCGTTGTTTGTGATGAGCCGTTCAACCAGTATTGCTTGCCTTGCGGTGTCTGGAGATAGGCCCGGTTATGATAGATCCAGGTGCGGTGCGATTCGAATGCAGGGCCGCCGTAGTCATAGCTCAAAGCAATTCGAACATTCATATTTTGTACGGAAGCAAGTTTGACGGACTCTGCTTCCACTAACTCAACAGATACATTGCCGCGCCGCCTGATCGCACCTTGCGTGCGTGAGAGATCATCAAAGGTAATGGGTAGAGTCTCAGCGGCCAATTCCATTTTCAGGTCTCCCTGAATCTGGACGAATTCAGGGCGCTGCCTGCTATCCATAATCCATTGCATGGTGAATTTCAAATTCTTGCCTCCTTCCCCCAGTGGAAGTTCATATTTCGCATCGGGATTAAACGGAGGCAGGGTCAGGCTTTGATCTGATTTAGCCTGGATTTCGCGGGAAGAATAACTCAGGAAGAGTGGCCTTAAACGGGGTTCCACCTGAATTTGAAACGTGACTCGCAGTAACTCACTATCTGTAGTTCCCAGAAGCGCGCGTTTTTCTATCGTTACGACCTCAATTCGAAATGGCCCGTCATAGTAGATCTGGCTTTCGAGTTTTGACTGGATTGGGCGTTTCTGAGTAATCTTCTGAAGTTGCAGATGCCCGTTACTTCCATTGATTTGATATGCTAGCGGCAAAGTTCGAGTTAAGTCGTCAATCGCCTGCCAGAAGGATGTCTTTTTAAAATGGATCTGTATTTTCTTGTTTAAAACTTCGTCGGATAACTGGCTGGAATCAAGTTGATTGCCGGTCTGTTCAGAAATGGCATTCAGAATTTGCTTGAGAGTGTGTTTGCCTGTCAGGGTAATCGTAGACGCTTTGAGCGAATCTCTCGCGGCCTGTTGCTCAATTTTCAGACGAATCCGTTTCAGAGCTTCCCGGGCAGAAATGCTGGGAACGAGTTCCGGTGGAGGAAGTAGCGATAATACCGGTTTTCCCAATGCGGCTAACTGGATCTCTGCCTGTTGTCGAACGAGCCGCTGGTTGGAATCCAGTTTTTCAATAAGTTGCGCGATCTGCTGTTTCAGCTGTTCCTGTTCGGACTCTTTTTGTTCGAGCAGAGTGGAATTAGCACTCACTTTTTTGAATGTACAGAGCAGGCAGAGTACAGCAACTCCTGTCAGTAACCAGATACGTAACACGGTAATTCTCAATCTTGATTAAATGATACGATGGCAGCTTCCAGCCATGATCTCGGCTACCATTTATTGTAACCGGTTTGAGCGCGGGAAACACCGGGAGAATCCAGGAATACAATTGTTGTGATGCTTATAACCGCTACGTTCCCTTTGATTCCTGCCGCTTAAATCACTGATTTGTGATCGATACTGATTTCTGGAACCGGCCCCCGGATTGGGGCTTACACTATAGATAGAGAGAATATTAACTGAAACAGAACCTGCAACCTGATTAGAAACTGATGTAATGTTATCCTGTTTTCGTACTATTCTGGCCGGAGTTCTCGTAGCCGGTCTCTGTTTGATAACGGAGACATCGGCAACAGCCAAGCATCCTTCCCTGATTGAGATGAAAACCAGAAATGAGGTTTTTGTCGGCAAATCGATTGCGCACAACGACGATATCAGCTGGATGATGGATCAGACTGGTAGACTATCAGAAGTGCCGCTGAAAAAAGTGACAGCTTATCGGCGAGTCGCATCCGAATTTCAACGCCTGCCGATCAGCAAAATGAAGCAACAATTGCAGGAAGAGTTCGGCCCGTTATTTGAAGTGATCTCGACCAGGCATTATCTGATTTGTGCGCCGCGCGGAAAGGCGAAAGCCTATGGGGGCGTTTTTGAAGATCTGTACGATTCATTCTCGCATTATTTTTCCTTACGAGGCTATCAGGTTAAGGCTCCGGAATTTTTGATGGTTACCATTATATTTCCGGACCGTGATCAATTTTTCGCATACTGTAAAAAAGATGGCGTGCGTGCCGGAGATGGACTGCTGGGATACTATCACCCGCATACGAATCGAACTGCTTTGTTCGATCAACGTACGGCGACGTCTTCAGTTGATCAGGATCAAGCCCATAATGAACTCGCATTTTCGCGTGTCTCAAGCACTGGTAAAAATCTGACCGAAGCATTACGAGATACGATGATCCATGAGGCGACACACCAGGTTGCTTTCAATACCGGTTTACATTCGCGAATTGGAGAGAATCCTCGCTGGGTTGTAGAAGGTCTGGCAACAACGTTTGAGTCGGATGAGTTGCGTGCCCATACCGGGGGACGTGCCAGGTCCGTCTCGCGAATCAATCGAACGCGACTTTTGTGGTTTCATCATTATGCACAGAAACGTCGTGGAAAAGAGTCGCTACAGGCATTTATTCGGGACGACCGACAGTTCCATTCTGCGACTTTAGACGCGTATGCCGAGGCGTGGGCGCTGACGTTTTTTCTGGTAGAAACACAACCGGCACGTTATGCCCGTTATCTGAAAAAGATTTCCGCCCGCGATCCGCTTAAAGAATACTCGGCGGATGCGCGAGAGCAGGATTTTAAAGATGCCTTCAAAACCAATATCCGGACAATGGAAGTGGATTATTTACACTTCATGAATCAGTTAACACAGGATCTGGTTCAACATAATTAGGCTGCCCGACTGAGCGTTTCTTCTTCCATCGCAGCCATTACCAGGGCACCACGGGTGATACTGAAATGTTCGTCCTGAATCAGCGTGACCTGCCCGGTATCGAATCGAATCTTTCGGTTGGAGAGATTCTGTGCGAGCAATTCATCAAAACCGTCAATGTGTGACAGTTCGCCCATGTAGACCACCGGAAGTATTTCCAGTGTTTCAATATAATTCTGCATGGAATCCAGTTGGGATGCGAATTGGTCTAACAGACTGTCGAATAGCGATTCGTACCAGTTTGTCAGTAGAGAATGATTCGACAAGTAAGGGCTGAGGTTGATCTCAGGATTGAGTCGTTTGGTTCTGGCTTTTTCAGAATCGGGAACGGTTTCCCCTGCTGAATCTGTTTTGAAGAATTTGAATGCATACGCCAATTGCTCGTCAAGCCACTCACTGCCATAAGGGGCAGAATGTCGCACGACGACGCGAGACTGGTGAATCAGGCCGATTTCGGAATGTGAATGCCCGAGGTAAACGACATACCCTGAATAGTGTAAGCTGGCTGGCAGCGCTGCTAAACCGGCAGATTGTGTGATCGTCGTTGCAAAGGGAGTGAAGCCTTGCAAAGCAATTAACTGTGAGACCAGTTTGCTGAGTGGTGCTGCAGGATCCGTTCCCGGAGTGATAAACGAACAATATTCGCCGGTTCTCCGCGCTTTGGGAAGGACTGACTGAATCAGCGTTGAGAGCAATTGCCGATTCACTGGATCATTTAAAACCAGTTCCCCGTTTGTGAAAAGCGGATAGAGAGGCGAATGTGAAAAGCGGGCGATTTGACCTGCATTTTCTCCCGGAATGATCAATGTGCCTTCAGAAAAGAGAAACGGGACTGCGATCTTCTGCAGTAACTGGCGGTTCTCGAGTGTATCCTCCATCACAGTATACGCTGTCTCAATCGAGCGGCGCGTTAATTTGTGGTTTGCGTCGTTTTGCAAAACTCTCAGGCAGGTTGAGCCTATGTATAATGAACTACTCATTTCGGCATGACTCCCTGCATTGCCTGCAGAACCCGATCCAGGATTCCAGAGTTTTGATTTGCTTCCGCAGCCGCTGACTGCGTCTGGTTTGATGCAGAGCTGTGAGCTGATTTTGCGGGAGTCACTTTTTCGTCAGCTGGTTGGGTTGTTTTGGGATGGGATCGGTCAAAGCGAAACGCAGGTGCTTTCAATGTTTTTTCCGTCTTGCGCGTTTCTGGAGCTTCAGAAACTGAGTTCGTCATATCCTGTTTTTCGGAATCCACCGGCTCAGGTTTGATTTGCTTTGTGAAGTGAGGACCTTTGAGGGTTTCTTCCTTTTGATCGATCCGGGCAGATCTGGTCTGGTGTCGCCCATAAATGAATGTCTGCGTTGGAATTTGTGGCGTCTCTTCGATGACGGGGATGTCATTCTCCAGGATTTGTTCCAGAAGCGATTTTTTCGGCAGAGGAGGTAAGGAATCCCAGTTGGTAATAATCGTTGCCGGTTCTGAATCTGCTGTTTCTGTAGGCACAGAGTGAGGCTTCAATTGACGGGGAGCCCGGTTTGCTCTTTTCTGCAGATATTTCCAGATTCCGCCAGCAAAAACAGCCATGAGTAAGTACGAGAGCCATTGCGGCCAGGAAGACTCGGCCGTTTCTTCGAAATCCTCGAATTTCGGCAGATCATCATCACTCAGAACCTGAATCGAATCTACTGGAGGCGCGGGCGCGACAGTCAGGTTCAGATCGGGAACTGTTGAAGAATTTGCGTTTTGTGGTTTGGTTAACTCATCACCTGAATTGGCAGCGTTTTTTTCAGCCTGGGACAGATTCGGCTTGGGAACCAGGGTCAAGCTGGCGGCTGTCTGCTGCAGAACGGGCCCGTTGAGTTGCAGTTCGCTATTTTTATTTTTCGAGGGCGTTGTTTCTAAAGGTTGAGGAATGTCTTCAGGGTGACTGACGCCGTGCTGGATTTGTAGTGCCTCTTCTGTGACAGAATTGGCTTGTCGGAATGGAGAACTTCCCGCTGAGACCGCGGCCGGCCTGCTGATTACTTTTGGTACATCCGAAATCAGAGGGTGTGACGGCTGTAACCGTCGTGGTCCGGGCAAGGAGCGAGGAACCATTGTGAGATCAAGGCCACTGGAATGTCCCAGAACAAGCACCGTGCCGGAGGCTAGTTTTGACGTCAGTTTTTTTGTTTTGAAATCTGTGTTGTTGTGAATTCGTTTGGGAGGAATGACTTTGATCGCTTGTGCCATTTGCGGATACAGCTCAAGGGGTTGTCTCAGACAGCGTAAGATGCCTGCCAGATCTGCAATCTCGTGAGGCACTCCAAAGACCACAGGACGGTCAATTAAATTGAGTATCGCGATCTGTGTCAGTTGAGGTGATGTCTGTTGTTGAATTCCCTGGCTTCCAGTCCTGTTTTGATCAGATGAGACATCGATTACATTCGCTGACGACTTCAATCCAATCAGAACGTCGCCGTGCATCAGGGGGAAATCGGTGTTGGGAGAATAAAACAAGTCCTGGCTGATGCGTCCGCCTCTGATGATGCGAATGATGCCCGAAGCCTGGGGAGTCATACCCCCTGATTGTGAAATCACCTTGTTCAGATCAAGATCCTGATTAGAGACTTCATAGGCGGCACAATGGTGGAATTCACCCAGGAGTCCAACAACGGAGGTCTGACGTTGCTGATTCTGA
This window of the Gimesia fumaroli genome carries:
- a CDS encoding SufE family protein; the protein is MTLDQNSTTQNTTENMMSIEELIEEFEFLNDWEERCDFLIDLGFELPPMPESDKTEVNRVHGCQSMVWLTTELKQVDDQRVLEIHADSDALIVKGLIAVLLAIYNNKTPEEVLTIDVKQYFSQLQLDKYLSSQRKNGLFGMVERVQQEAKLLAG
- a CDS encoding Mrp/NBP35 family ATP-binding protein is translated as MANSEINEASLQSCLKELIDPVFQKPLSASGFLKGANVGEDGGVSIQIELPVPSYPLQSELSELIENAVRTAFPDCEGLKIEYSINIKGKNSGGRLGLNVKNVIAVGAGKGGVGKSTVAASLAFALKKYGARVGLVDADVYGPSIPHLVGTSEKPVAQEFQGKDGQTLTRIIPVEADGLKVMSMAFFVEPEQAVIWRGPMLHKAISQFLQDTEWGELDYLVIDMPPGTGDVSLTLSQLLDLAGAVVVCSPQQVALLDAVKAVQMFRQVKIPVLGIVENMSGDIFGRGGAQTKGEELQIPFLGEIPMNAEIREKSDVGNISQLVEADSESQACLLKVAENTAIEIARTLIENPIRPPLEIL
- a CDS encoding DUF1570 domain-containing protein encodes the protein MLSCFRTILAGVLVAGLCLITETSATAKHPSLIEMKTRNEVFVGKSIAHNDDISWMMDQTGRLSEVPLKKVTAYRRVASEFQRLPISKMKQQLQEEFGPLFEVISTRHYLICAPRGKAKAYGGVFEDLYDSFSHYFSLRGYQVKAPEFLMVTIIFPDRDQFFAYCKKDGVRAGDGLLGYYHPHTNRTALFDQRTATSSVDQDQAHNELAFSRVSSTGKNLTEALRDTMIHEATHQVAFNTGLHSRIGENPRWVVEGLATTFESDELRAHTGGRARSVSRINRTRLLWFHHYAQKRRGKESLQAFIRDDRQFHSATLDAYAEAWALTFFLVETQPARYARYLKKISARDPLKEYSADAREQDFKDAFKTNIRTMEVDYLHFMNQLTQDLVQHN
- a CDS encoding disk-shape morphogenesis protein volactin, with translation MSSSLYIGSTCLRVLQNDANHKLTRRSIETAYTVMEDTLENRQLLQKIAVPFLFSEGTLIIPGENAGQIARFSHSPLYPLFTNGELVLNDPVNRQLLSTLIQSVLPKARRTGEYCSFITPGTDPAAPLSKLVSQLIALQGFTPFATTITQSAGLAALPASLHYSGYVVYLGHSHSEIGLIHQSRVVVRHSAPYGSEWLDEQLAYAFKFFKTDSAGETVPDSEKARTKRLNPEINLSPYLSNHSLLTNWYESLFDSLLDQFASQLDSMQNYIETLEILPVVYMGELSHIDGFDELLAQNLSNRKIRFDTGQVTLIQDEHFSITRGALVMAAMEEETLSRAA
- a CDS encoding DUF427 domain-containing protein translates to MMVFKPNLARIVLGNLNQYPFSFRFKVLLRQLSDEECGVPKAIWNEVILVESDESITIDGDVYFPLESVNNLFLKRSSSTSICPRKGKALFFDVVVDGKMNRDAAWYYPEPDQEYPQLTNRIAFWKGVEIRQ